From Phoenix dactylifera cultivar Barhee BC4 unplaced genomic scaffold, palm_55x_up_171113_PBpolish2nd_filt_p 000650F, whole genome shotgun sequence, the proteins below share one genomic window:
- the LOC103697154 gene encoding FCS-Like Zinc finger 10-like yields MQSENGGSIDGDNQKFNSEISESETKNSTSDSLTISNDSSCDFIGSLSISDIEQSEDYTCIISHGDNPRTTHIFGDCILESQVDRSPDGKHKHREDRGESPWEVKPSEEVPLHSRTDFLSFCYSCKRKLKEEDDIYIYRGEKAFCSCECRAQEILIEEKIDSI; encoded by the exons ATGCAGAGTGAGAATGGTGGTAGTATTGATGGGGATAATCAGAAGTTTAATTCTGAAATTTCTGAGTCGGAGACAAAGAATTCAACGTCAGATTCTCTGACTATATCTAATGATTCTTCTTGTGATTTTATCGGTTCTCTCTCTATCAGCGATATCGAGCAATCTGAAGACTACACCTGCATTATTTCACATGGTGATAACCCGCGAACAACTCATATCTTTGGGGATTGCATATTGGAGAGCCAAGTTGATCGGTCGCCTGATGGTAAGCATAAGCACAGGGAAGATAGGGGAGAGTCTCCCTGGGAGGTTAAGCCTTCTGAAGAAGTGCCACTCCATTCCAGGACTGATTTTTTGAGCTTCTGTTATTCATGCAAAAGGAAACTGAAAGAAGAGGATGATATTTACATTTACAG AGGTGAGAAAGCTTTTTGCAGCTGCGAATGCCGAGCTCAAGAGATTCTAATTGAAGAGAAAATAGATAGCATATGA